A region of the Lycium barbarum isolate Lr01 chromosome 1, ASM1917538v2, whole genome shotgun sequence genome:
ATTGGCTTCCTATATGTGTTTCTCTGCAAATATAAGTAACAGGTCTGGGTGCTTTGGTTGCAGAGTATATTGTGGGATAACGATATCAAAAGTACAAAGCACACCTTGAAGGAAATGATAATGCAATATTCTTCCCTTGGGCTCCCGGAGGGGCTGGCAGTAATTAAATCAGATACCTTGGCAGATATAGCGTAAGTTTTCTTGTCTGCTGCTCTTACTTCCACCCGTAATTCCATGTGATGGGATCAAATTTAGTTGCTGTTCAGTTAGTTTCCAAATTAAGTTGTTCGTGTTCTGATTCCTAAAATGCGTAGTTTGGATGTTGTGGTCTGAGATCTGCTTCACCCTCCCCCCTTCCTTTGTTTTCTACATAATTACGTAGTCTGCTCATTTTAAAAGTTGCTCAAAGTTTTCTGACTCACTAAAAATGAGGATTTAACTTGTGAAAAGGTGCATGAGGTTCTTAATCTTTTCTTTCATCCTTGTACCATTGTTCACTTTGAGATTTGTCCAACATTGGAATTTGGACAGGGTTCATATGTCCATAACCTTTACTAGTATTATTTCCCATTGGTAAAACTCTTCACATATAAGCTGTTAATTAGTCAAGTGACAATGATTGGACTAATTAGTTCTGAAATATGTTAATGTTGTGACCCTTGCTGTTGTGGTTAGTGCTATATTCAATAGGAAGTAACGAGAACAGGGAGAGGAGAGGGTTATTTCTCTCATTTGGCAAAAAAAGAGTTACTTCTTGAAAGTAGTGATACCTTTTTCAACCCTTTGTAAGTGGTCTTGAGGGTTATCTGACTTACATGTTCATTTGCTTCCAAGGCACTGGCGCTGATATAAACTCATGTCACTATACCTAGATCCTGTTACTTCTGATGTATGATTTAATTTATGGAGTCCTACTCAAACATATTTTTCCCTTCCTCTGGGTGGTCTTCTGTTGGGCACCTAATATTTTACTGACTGCATATTTAATTTGTCTTTCAGGAAACTTTACGGTGAAGAAGAATACTATGAATATGTCTTAGAAAGCCAGAGGAAGCAGATGACATAAGATAAATAGTTTCACCCTCACTAATCGGAGAAGtcaatacaccaagatgtcaatGAAACTAGACGACCATTTATAATTTATAAAGCTAGTAGGGGTGTTTGAAGCAAGAGATAGAGGTGGACTTTGCACATGAGGTTGTTAATGAGTTGAAGAGTCACATAGTTCTGACTTCTTTCCGAGTTATGTGACTCTATACCCGAATGATATCTCTTGTTTGAGCTTAAAGTAACATTCCGACACCCCTGAAGAAATCCCTCGACTGCGAAATTTCGAACAGTATTCATTGTAGGCTTTACACTAAATTGAACTAGTATAGTTTACTTGCATAAAACAACGCTATAGCTATGTATGTTTTGGTTGTAAAAGAGGCACCATTGATTCATTGAAGTCTTTGCTTGATTCCCTTGGTTTTGCAGACATTATTTGCAAATTTAAGAGATTTATGGGTGACGACTGAAATCATGTACAACTAAACAATTTTTCACTAGTATAATTCTTCGAATTTGTGATTTTGTTTTTGCTAAGACTACTTGCATATCAATAAAACAAATCGACGAAAAGCAGAAGAATTTCATACAAATTCTTTTAAAGGTGTACATACATAGAAAGAACCGTGCCTATGCAGAGCTTTAGAGTTCATCTATGGTTAGAAAAATAAGTGTAAAACGAAACTTTTGTTTTCTGGCTTTGCTCTACTCTTCCAACACAATGAGGCGTAGCAAAACATTTCTCTGttctattcaatttttttttttacagtaaaGTATTTACCCTTAATACTTAATCACTTTGTCTAAGCCTAACATATTTACTCAACACTTTGATAGTATATTTATTTTGTTAACCATCAGGAATTCATAATTCACTACCTTGATTAATCTAAATTTGCACGAGTAAGCCCACTAAGGAGGTAAAATGCTCTATCCGAGGAAGTTTGCATTTCCCGTGTTCGAATTCATGACTTTTGGTGAAGGGATCAAAACCATCCCACCACACCCGTTAGTGGTAGTATTATTTTGTTCACTTCTTTAAGATTGATATGACTACTCTCATTCTTAAGAATCTCCAGCAAGACAGAGGTGTCCGACTCAAAGTCCGAGGCATATGCACCCAATTCCAAAAAAATGTTGCTGCATAAGTTGCTAATTTAGATTTCTTTCTCCTTGCTATATACTCGACTTAGTTAAGAAAATACAAAAAGAGGTTTTCAGAAAATTTTACTGCATTAATATAATAGCGTTTGTTTTGCGACTGATATATAACCAAAGCAACGGGTCTTATTTAAAGTAGAGACATGAAGAGACACAGAAAATGAGTCAAGACATGAAGAGACACAGAAAATGAGTCAACTTACTTCAAAATAATATACTTCATTTTAGTTATATGAGCACTCTCGTTATGTTCATGAGCCAGGATTAAATATCTTTTAAGAATTACACGCACACAGTAGCAAATTTCTCAAGATGAAGCAACACAAAGTTCTTGTGGTGCAAAATGGGTAAGGTATGCATCAGCCAACATTTGGCCTAATTTAACTTGAGCCTCTGTGGTTAAATGGAGATTATCTTCCTTAAGCTGTAATCCCATGGCATCAACACATACAACATTTGGAAGATCAATCGCCTTTTGCGCTTCTCGAATCTTTTCAACATATTTCTCATCTCCTGATGCAATTGCAACCTGGAGGACAATGCAATGCAGTTAGAGAACATGTTATAATGTTCCAACTACTTTGGTCCATGAAATTTTAACATCAGCTAGATATATGATAGAGAGATAGAAACAGAATTAGATATCGGATCTATCAACATTCCATGTAAGGAAACCACCAAAATTTTGCTCCAAATTCCTAACTACAATTGCCACAATCCTTCAAGGATTTTGTTACATGCATCAGGCTGATTTGAATTGGCCTAGCGAGTAGCGATTTCACAAAACACTTTTTATTCAATGgcagacaagatgagggaagcgaggctgaggtGGTTCGGGCATGTGAAAAGGAGGTGCGAGGATGTACCAGTaaggaggtgcgagaggttggaggtagcaggagttaggagaggtagaggtaggccgaagaagaactgaaagaggtaattagacaggacatggcacaaCTTCAGCTGACTGAGAACATGACCCAAGATAGGAAGGTATGGAGGTCGAAGATTAGGGTAAAAGGTTAGAAGGTAGCtaatgtttaccccgaatttggcaaatcaattgaatttgtacgcgggtataggatatgtgtttgaatctcgatatatttgatggatacaagattcgtatggttaagatgtgaagaaaacgatgatgcttagaggaccactgtggatttatacatctactaacatataagtattatttgtttgaacaagtaatagagatgaacacaatgattccggaccaaaatctaatattgagagagagatttgtatatatcttctagtacaaaaatgttgtTGATCCCAGGGAGCcagcccttacaaaggagggggatgtgctctatttatagtgtgacctccatgggtctcatatgatgtgagctaataaaataatagcaataaggacaactctgcacggatttggtgggattagactgacggcgccgtctgacacacgcatggtgggtagttgaccaggacaggacgttactgacgcttgacccgcgtgcaacggccacccggaccaacggctactcggaccaacggctactcggaccaacggccacacggaccaacggctactcggaccaacggcacaCGGACCAACAGccgcgaatgctcgggtcaccgggcttggtcgttccaatgacgaagaaggcagatcaatcggccccctcgctccaccggtttgcctcgcatccggtttttaccgtatacagatagccccacacttcccggatctccgatctatcggagtaacggggagtggataacttccgaaaccggtggccctgtcagctcgtcgttacctttttatttcttcgttttgaatgtttgccattattttggtcatgatcgttggtccgttttaggacaggtcgactcatagtcgttaattcaccgtgcccgtgggacttatccgatgcttcataagttcagatgtctccgaattacgataggcattttcttcagggtcggtattttttcaaccttggcaaagtttttgatgtagcaATCCCTGTTTTGGGAGAATTTGCCgagctttggcttgggtcattgtgaccttgtcgcctttgtcgaatttctgGCACAACcctcgatatagagtatgtgagtggggcagtgccagaatacggcggttaccatcggggcgaagtccttttaacagaaagacacccaagattttgttataccagcCTTTGATgactttgtgtttgcaaaatgtttgtacatatgagaattttaattccctctgccttgttgtagtaaatgaaaaatgggacacgattcattatgatcgtttggtctttacatcggaggctatggccggtggccgggccgtagttttgccgtagcaaatgttgaatgggacacgattcattatgatcgtttggtccttacatcggaggctgtggccggtggccgggccttagttttgccgtagcaaatgttgaatgggacacgattcgttatgatcgtttggtccggtcTTGACTTGTTGAGCCcctccgttttccactaaccggggtaaacctcgatgtgggtataagtcccctagtATTTATCCGAGctgcgaggtcgggtgagtgctatcaaGCCCCCACTTCGGAGGGTGTGACTTCGAGTTTCCGGGTGCTGGTCCCTTATCTTtgttgagtaacacgttgtacttgttgcctcattaaaaacctagtcggaaaacccattttgggacaaaaccgtactaaggaaaagagtgcaacacgtgttttcagacctagattctaactttatccggtacttgacttcctgcaaaaaaagaaagaggtcaatagaaaaacacgaggagtccataccttagtccgtcctgaagcttggtttctccgGATGAGAATATGGCCGGTACCTCTCCCTCGAtgatctggcctccggttcgtaattcttccttggTCTCTCCAGACTTTTGTTCATAattacgggccccgggggaagctcgagttggtcatcctccacccgaatcttcgactcgtaccggttatggacatctgcccatgtcacagcctcgtattccaccaagctttcctttaatttgaacgaagtcgtcgagctccgaacattgagcccttttgtgaaagcttgtgcagcccattcctccggaaccgggggaagctccattcgttccctttggaaccggctgacaaattcacgcagtaactcatcgtttcTTTGGGCAattcggaaaatatccgccttccgagcctgcacctttttggctccggcgtgtgcttttatgaaggcatcggcgagcgtttcgaaagaagtgattgaatgctcgggcagatgatcgtaccaagtcaatgctccttttgctagagtttccccgaattttttcagcaacacggattcgatttcatcatcttccatatcattgccttttatagcacaggtgtatgaggtcacgtgttcgcaagggcccgttgtgccgtcatatttttggatatccggcattttgaacctcttcgggatcaatttcggagccgcactcggacgaaaaggcctttgaatgtaccttttcgagtttggcccttttagcaaaggtggagcccccggtatttgatccacccgagagttatacgtctcgaccctcttttcggtcgagtctacccgttttgccaaagtttcgagcatctttagaacctcgaTGAAGGAACTGGCTCCGGAACCgttactctcgaccatccgtggCTCGTTTCTTCCGATTTCGACAACACCCTTCGTCTTCCCCGGGGTCGCTTCATCtcctccgttttgcaaccgggctattgcgattccctgttcagcaatcgccgctctctgttcctgcaacatttcaaaaattaaacgcaagtcaatattatcattcggggtatccggttctttccggacttgtgtcccggacaaagtaatcgaattgttagtatttaaagggtcagtggggtttggcaatcctcgcggcccgctgccttcattttcggccacgatctcgttgttgttgacgtgaccagattgcccactgttagccatttggtccgtttcttCCGAGACGGACAGCACATGTTttcgattttgatgggtaagatagagatcaagatcaaagaccactattatcctagccccacggtgggcgccaaactgtttaccccgaatttggcaaatcaattgaatttgtacgcgggtataggatatgtgtttgaatctcgatatatttgatggatacaagattcgtatggttaagatgtgaagaaaacgatgatgcttagaggaccactgtggatttatacatctactaacatataagtattatttgtttgaacaagtaatagagatgaacacaatgattccggaccaaaatctaatattgagagagcgatttgtatatatcttctagtacaaaaatgttgtTGATCCCAGGGAGCcagcccttacaaaggagggggatgtgctctatttatagtgtgacctccatgggtctcatatgatgtgagctaataaaataatagcaataaggacaactctgcacggatttggtgggattagactgacggcgccgtctgacacacgcatggtgggtagttgaccaggacaggacgttactggcgcttgacccgcgtgcaacggccatccggaccaacggctactcggaccaacggccacacggaccaacggctactcggaccaacggccacacggaccaacggctactcggaccaacggcacacggaccaacggctactcggaccaacagccgcgaatgctcgggtcaccgggcttggtcgttccaatgacgaagaaggcagatcaatcggccccctcgctccaccggtttgcctcgcatccggtttttaccgtatacagctaAGTGTTGTTGACTTCTGTGTGGGAAGAGAGGGGGCGGGTCTCTTCCTCTCCTCTAATTCCTGGATGTGCATTACTATATGCTGCCatagttttttcttttttgtatctTGTTATTTTGCTATCTCTGTCTGATATTATTGTGCCAGGTACTTTttctgagccgagggtctaccgcaaacaacctctctacctcacaaATGTAGAGATAagatctgcgtacatcctaccctccccagacccaacTAGTAGGACCACACtggttttgttgttgttgttgtactttttATTCTTATctaaactttttttttgacaACAACTGCACGAGGGAGAAGAGCGGTTGAGGGGATCTTAATATCAACCTCATTTATTGTTTTTACTATCTGAGATAATTTATTGGGAAAAAAGATGCATAGAGAACAATTAAACTTCACGTTATAGTATTTTTAGTGTTGAAAACTGGGCAGTACTAATGTTACTTATTTCAAACAAGCATAGCATCATTTAGGTTTGAAGCAAACTATATTAGCTAACCTGAATAATTGGCAGAGATGGCAGATGCAAATCAGCACGAACATTATGTATTAACTTCTCCATATTAGCCTTATAGGTGTCAGCACAATGCTGAGATAATGTATCACTCTCTCCTTGATACCAAAGCAATGCCTTGATTTCTCCACCATGATGCATGGCTGCTCTAGCTCTCTTGACCATATTGACATACAAATGCTCCCCATGGGCCCACTCCTTTATCGCGGTCCCTCCTACAGCACATGGCACTAACCCAATGGCTTCCACTCGGTCCTTGATCGCGTTTGCAAATGACATTCCAGGTCCAACACCACAGGTCTTTTTGGAATCAATGTCATGGTGGAGTGGCTCACGTGCCACCTCCCAGTGGAGGTGTGTACTAAGACGGAAGATTCTAGAAGCATCAGGAGAGCACTCGTTTGGTACAACGCCGTCCCAGTGATGCTTTTCTACTCCACCGCGACCAGCCATGTTACTCTGCCCCGATAGAATGAACACATTTTTGGAGGAATTAGCTTCATTTTCCAAGGTCGAGGCCATAGCTCACAGTTCAAGATGCTGAATCAGTGCTGTGATTGAAAGTGGTTGTCGCTAACCAAAGACACTGATGGTGAAAAACTTAGAATCCCTCAAA
Encoded here:
- the LOC132603136 gene encoding probable carbohydrate esterase At4g34215 isoform X2, producing MASTLENEANSSKNVFILSGQSNMAGRGGVEKHHWDGVVPNECSPDASRIFRLSTHLHWEVAREPLHHDIDSKKTCGVGPGMSFANAIKDRVEAIGLVPCAVGGTAIKEWAHGEHLYVNMVKRARAAMHHGGEIKALLWYQGESDTLSQHCADTYKANMEKLIHNVRADLHLPSLPIIQVAIASGDEKYVEKIREAQKAIDLPNVVCVDAMGLQLKEDNLHLTTEAQVKLGQMLADAYLTHFAPQELCVASS
- the LOC132603136 gene encoding uncharacterized protein LOC132603136 isoform X1; the encoded protein is MASTLENEANSSKNVFILSGQSNMAGRGGVEKHHWDGVVPNECSPDASRIFRLSTHLHWEVAREPLHHDIDSKKTCGVGPGMSFANAIKDRVEAIGLVPCAVGGTAIKEWAHGEHLYVNMVKRARAAMHHGGEIKALLWYQGESDTLSQHCADTYKANMEKLIHNVRADLHLPSLPIIQEQRAAIAEQGIAIARLQNGGDEATPGKTKGVVEIGRNEPRMVESNGSGASSFIEVLKMLETLAKRVDSTEKRVETYNSRVDQIPGAPPLLKGPNSKRYIQRPFRPSAAPKLIPKRFKMPDIQKYDGTTGPCEHVTSYTCAIKGNDMEDDEIESVLLKKFGETLAKGALTWYDHLPEHSITSFETLADAFIKAHAGAKKVQARKADIFRIAQRNDELLREFVSRFQRERMELPPVPEEWAAQAFTKGLNVRSSTTSFKLKESLVEYEAVTWADVHNRYESKIRVEDDQLELPPGPVIMNKSLERPRKNYEPEARSSRERYRPYSHPEKPSFRTD